The genomic interval AAGGGTTATCTcccttttcatttcagttatctatttattaatttgttttccatgtttattattatggcatttacatttttgtattctcattgtgaagtatttttattgctgtGCTTCAATATGAGTCACTGTCCTGTTAAAAGCAATTTCTGTTGTGTATCCCCTGTGAATGTttgttatgtttaattaaaaaaaaaaaacccacacatttTGACATTATATTGCTTGTTTTTGCTCTATGTCTCTTAATTTTAACTTCTTGTTTATAGAACTGCTGcataaaatcaatatcacatttgtaATCTTAGTGTGATACTCACTAACTGATTGGAATAATGAGACCAGATAGATTCTATatatagattattattattattattattaatgtagacTTTAaggtaatatataataacaggATAAGACTGAAGAACTACTTAATTGACATGTCTAAAAATAATGTacttattttgtcaataaattgTCAGTCaggaaaccaaaaaaataaatacagtcattCAATATATCCCAATGACATGTTTTCTTCACATCAAATTGATcatcacaaatattttaaaaactctccaaaagtgaaaaatgaagtATAGTTCATGCATAAAACTGAAGTTATAAGTGGTTTGGCCAAATCAGTGActatccaaaaatgtaaactgaaaatgttttaattcactcCTTTAGAAATAGGAGAATTATTTTATATCCCTTGAGAATGGAAATAGTTTTCTACACACGCAGACTCACCAGGGCAGGGTAGGAGGGGTATCCACTACATTTAGCCCAAACTAGTTTGAGAGGTTCCAGAACAGTAGCAGCAGTAGCAGGCATCCAAATACTGCTGTTTCCAACTTCTattaaagcagaaatattaataaccaTGTTATTGATGGTGCAGACATATAAAGTGATATAGTAAAGataatatttcaacatttttttttaaacaaatcatgtATCTATTTTTACATATTGGAAAATGGAAGTCAAACAGTACAGAATAATTTGTGTTGTTTACTTAATTGTcttaaattcagtttattacattttcaatacaGGCTGTGGTTTACTGAACAAACTGTggctgtgtttaattttttaaggaTCTCAACAAAAGCTGTAAACTGTAAACTGAGAGCCCAATCACTCACacattactatattattacaaGCTACAATCAAAAACAGAGCCCAAACTCTAAAGCTCCGGCTGTCACATGACCCATTCTGTTTACCCCCCAATGCTGGCAGACAAAAACAGTTGGGAGCATATATGAAATTAATGGCATCAGCATGAGTTTTAAGGCATTGTGCACTTTAATTCAAAGTACATAGCAAAGCTTAATAGATTAAACCTAACAGATCCATATAATGCCCCCGGTGTGCTTTTAACATGCATCGTTAAAGGAACAGATAGATTTCCTGACCTTTGGTGGGGGGATCTTTTAGTGTGTTCTAAGAATTAGTTTGCTAAAATTAAGATATGTAATATCAGCATGACAAATAGCTACACaatcatttattcttttttttttttttttttgtcaatctGTCAAAacttatgtaatttttaaaaaagtttgcaaTATATCACTTTAGTCTACttaatattgtttgtgtttttttttttttacaccatttaAAGGCAGTGTGCCATATCtacctaaaataaaaaccattatcCCATCCAGTGTGATTTGACACAGGTATGTTACAGTTCAGTCATAAGATATGGATACCTACCAGCAGCTATTCTAGCAGCCTTGGCAAAGTTTCTACTCTCAATGCAAGCTATAATATCATTCTTGTCCTCCACTGTATTCCTCCGGATAAGGGCTGGCTTCCCCTTTCCACACTTCGGTAGATTGATTGCAATACTACTAAAGACAGACaagaaaacatgtttgaaaatactgaaaacaCTGAACTAGATTTTTTCCCCACATCATGCAGCATTTCTAGACACCATTTTATTTGTCTTCACACCATTTTAACATTCATTGTGAGACatgaaataagcaaaataatttttgatggAATATAGCATGTCATATCACTGTACATTGTATCCTTTCAAAAGTACTTGTCAGCTACCCACCTGCTGCTGGAGGACATGCTAGATTCAGACGCACACCTGCGCCGAGGCTCCAACTGACTGCTAGAATTCAATTCTTTATCTGACTCCAGATCAAAACCGTTTGACAGCTCTGAAAGACACaaagaaatgagaaagagagtAATCAATTTAATCTATTGAAACTAGTGCTAAAACCTACCAAGAAACTACGTTTACTACAGTGTTTATGTGAAGTATTTTGACTTTAATAGCAGACTGGTTGTTTACATGACAAATCGCACAGGACAGGGCTATTACTGACATAAGAGACTACTTTTTGACCCTGGCAATGACCTCATATTGCACTTTCCTATGAAGCAATTCTAGAGAACTGATTATAAACAGCCTTAAATGTCCTTTGGCCTGccaaaaaacagctttttttattaatgcacatttatattGATCATACTGTATGCCTTGccctttttgtttgttgtcctGCAATTTCTACCTGTGTCCAGGCGTTTGATGGGTGATTCATCCTTAACACTGTCTCTACTGGTACTTCGTGGTCTCTTTCGAGAGTGAAGCAATGTCTCTAGTCGTGGTATGACGACTGACAGGAATGTCTTTGTGCCTAGCCGAGAACTGCCCTTTTGAGTTTCACTTCTCATGGGCTTATGGGGACTTGTACTTTTTGATTTGCGGAAAAGCACAGATGTCCGCCGGTTTACTGGGCTTGATGGCTTGGCCAGAGTTGATGTAGCTAATACACTGACATTCCGGCCCTCTAACTGCAGATGGGAGTGTCCATTAAGTGGCTGGGAAATGCCATCCTGACGGTGTCGTGTTTTCTTGGGACTGGGTTCAATGGGTTTCAGTTTGGGTGGCTCAGAGTGACATCCCACATTAATGAAGGGTGGCACAGAAACAGATGGCTCAAGCTTAGGTGGGACAGATTTATCACCTGTAATGAAACAAGGAAATACTGTCAAATATTATACGAAAAACTGTATGATAAGTTAAATTTAGAATATTCTCAGAAAGACCCAATTACATTTGGTTTGCCACTATAGTTTAAATTCAACTCGTTTGACTGGCATgacatttgttacagtattgccaaagtaaaatttttatttttttttttttatgtgatcaGTAGAGCAAGATATACACAGTTAGTGTATATTAGTGTcactataaattatatattattatacaatgattataaatattaaaaataactatcctgttataattacatttttaatacaaaaattattttatgcactATTATTTATTAGCTTATTAGCTATTAGCTTATGTTTTAAAGCCACAcaacatatacacacaacacCAAGCTTCAATCTGAAACCTgagatgcatttattcatttgattaaattgcagcatttgtggtttaataatttacacaaaCCACATACCATAGCATAGATGTTTTTACATCTTGCAGCCCTATTCCAAAGAATGTTTTTACAGTAGTTAGGTAGTTGCTTAAAGCCTTCTATACATCAGTATAGAAGTCTTAAAGTATTAAAGTCTACTGAACATCAGTTAACATTTTTGCTTTACTATTTCagattaaaacatgattttcttGACTGATCTTTCTCAGAAACACCATGCAATAAAACTATGAATCTAATAAAGCGTTGATCTGATAAAACAGATtctgcatttaatgaaaaataagtgCTTAACCTTGTCATTCTACATCActctacatttttttatcaatcaATGAAGCCAAGGGACAGAATGCCATTTGAATAAACATCTTCCACACTAAGCTcccctcttcctctccttttACTAAAAAGTTTGctgtaccttttttttatgtctCAGTGCAAATCACTTACTTTAAATAACAGTGATGCTTACCTTAGCCAATATCAAAAACACAAACGTAAATAAAGTAGTTTCCTTGTTTAtattaagtgtattttaaatctAAGCATTTATTGGTTAGGACAGCTTAGCAGAGGCAGGAAGCGACATGAGAGGGACAGGATCAGTATGACCATGAGATGGGACTTAAACTTGTTATGTCAAAGTTATACAAACAAGGATTTGACAGATGTTGAGCTGATTATTAtttgagagaaaacaaaaacaaaaaccaaaaaaaaaaaaaaaaaaaaacacacacccccacaacatttttcaaacaaaccTTTTTGAAGGATATGGCTGGCTACTTCTACAGCATTCTCATGTTCAACAGCAGTAAAAGCCTTCTTCACACTCAGCTCCATCCTTACATCACTAATGATTTTCTTAAGCAGCTTTAGACGTCTCCCCCGTGATGGGCTGGATTTCATTGCTATAGTCAGATCCAAGGTTTCCAGTAGCTCCCTCAGCTGTTCTTCTAATGACATGTGCTCTCGATTGGCTGGAACCAATAAGCGGTCCactaaaatagtaaaaataatatatataaataatttaattgatttgttaAATGAAGATGATGGAAAATACAAACACAGTTACAACTctttaaacataattatttagatttactGATTAATAATTTCAAGGAAGCACTAAACTGAGAAGAATGCTGCATGATGACAGTGGAAAAGAAACAATTTCTTATGTAAGACAAggatatataataattaataattagtgatttgtttaactatattttaaaaaacaaaaaagaaaaacagtatgcatgtgtgattttcattttgttttatatgtacacatatcCAATTATCTCATGCTATTGTTAATTATATGATTTGTAAAATTACCTTTTACAAATCATACAAAGCAAAAGACCATTGAGACTACAGATTTTGTGTATTTACCATCTTCCCAGGAGAAAGGTGCAGGTGGCTCGATCTTAGGTGGCTCAAGCAGGTGCATgccagtttcaaaatcaaagcCAATTCTCTGAATATCTCGTCGATTTTTCCTTAGCACAGCTCCACCCTGGTCTCTTAATCGAACAGCTGCCCTGTAGAAGAATGAATCTTTGCCATTGTACTTCATGCAGTTTTCAATAATGAGATTGAAGTCAGCTTCAAATTCATCCAGATTCTTGTAGCCTTGTGCATCAATGCGTTTCCTCATGGTGGAAAAATCCATTGGGTGCAAGATGTGGTCCATATAGTCAGGCACCTGTGAGGAACACAAAAAAAGGGATGAAATTCTGATCAGTGTCACAGACTCTGAATCCTCTTCATAACAGTCCTGTATCCACAAAAGTCCTTGAAGTCCTATATCAATAATGACATGTCTGacaaaaactgtttgttttttttgtttttttacatttgcttctAAATACCATTAACCATTCTAATATACTTCATTTATTATAagtttgtgctgcttttttgtttttgaacatgtaatacatgtgatttaaaaattcTACAAGCAAATCTTTCCCTTGAAAAGTggtctttaaaaaatgtgattgaTATAATTTAATCTCAAAGTTCAGGAAACCTCAGTCAAACCTCTTTAATGCTAACAGGCTgtgcaaaaatatttgcttGGTCTTTCTCCTGTATCTGGTCCAGCACAGTCCTCAGAAGGACTGTGAAAGGAGTAAGTTGGACCTCCATTAACGTCTGCTGAAGCATAATCTGCAACATAACAACAAGAGCCATCAAgaacacaaatgcacaaaataaaaactacattagCAAATCCTTCTGTTATAAACTCTTGATTTAAAGCAGCATATTGTTCTCATACCTCTTCTTTCTTgagtttctctctcttccttatCAGCTCTAGCAGGAGTCTTGCTCGTTCAAGGTCATGTCTCAACCGCTGCCACTCTTTCAGCTGCTCCTTCAGTGCTTCAGTCTCCtcttttgtctgtttctgtCATTACATGTTTTTAGACACCAGTTAGACACAATTATTCAGACACCAGGtataatattagatttttaattttttttttttactagtggTCCAAGACACTAAAGTTCATTAACGTAAGTgaggatagaaaaaaaaagtctgaatattTTATACTCAACATTTCTTTATACAGTGAACTACCAGTCAAAAATTTTTTAGACACTTTGacaatgttttggttttttttttctttaattgctaatGCAAACCTTTTAAGGCCAGGACACACCAAGCCGATGGTGGGGCTGACGGCAAGCGACAGCTGAGCTAGTCGGTTTGGTGTGTTCCACTCATCATCTCTCATCAGGCTTATGTCAGCCTGAATCAGCATCAGAGTTATGAGGGAAAGTTAAAACTCAGACTGGGTGCCTAATTTCGTGAAGACGATACAAATATAAGACTGTTCTAATGTTAAGTGATCTTCCCCAAGCATTCcaatatgtaaatgttataaCAACGTGAGCCACTTAAAACGAAGAAAGTTATCAATGTTACTGATACTCAAAATGGTACGTAAACGCTGCTTTGTTTCATATATCTGTGTTTATCTAGTATATCTTTGTTCTggtttttctgtttgaatgaagAATAATTACTATAGATAGCTGCAGAAAGAGACCGCTAACTCACGCAGGCACAGAATGCATGAGTTTAGTTTGCTGTCGGCTGTAGTCTGCAGACAAGCAGCAAAACACTGTCAGCTTTCGTGGCTGCTAGTTAGTTGGCGTCGGCTTGGTGTGTCCTGGTCTTTACACAACAGACTGAACAAAATTAAGCATTGCTTTGTAATTGGTTGACCAAGATTGGCATTATCTAATTGCGTACTTAAATTTAACAGCTGAAtcatttttggttgattttAATCCTTTACATGCCTTTTTAATCAAGTTATCTGAAAAGATTTATTCTGACACAGTTTAACTTGGTgttcttgtcatattttattaccattGTCTAACCTAAGCTTtcataatgtgagaaatgttgaaggtgTCTGAACAAATTTTGGTTTGATTGTACTTACcggctgtgtgtttttttgggaATATAGACTAGTTTGGAGGCGTCTGTTAAGAGGCACTCCATTCCTTGAAAGTCTCTTAAGCATCCAATAATTCAAGACAAGTTCACCAAATGCCTTCTTCTTCTGTAAAGAAACTTGGTTGAGGATTGTGTGTAACCTGTAGGAGAATatgacaaaatacaataaaatgagaAGTCCAATATCTCACCAGTTTTTGTAAAATCAAAGAGTTGAACAAACCTTTCAAGTGACAAATTAGGTACAGATGCATTTGGAACTGGGCCTACAACTTCCGCCTCACTGTTTTTAAgtctcttctgtttttttaacctAGTCCTGCTCTTTTTATCCACTGACTGACAAAATTTGTCATTTGTCTTCGTTTGATTATAAATTGTAAGTGGTCTTTTAATGGAGCCATTTGGGGTGTGGGCCCCACAGTAGGCTGTCTTTTTCACAGAGAAAGTTGGTACACCTGAATCAGTCAAATCTTTAATAGGCTCCATTTTCATAAAGAGACCAGCTTTCTGTGCACAGCTGACATGAAAAGCAGTGTAGCAGTTTGCTTTGTGGCACTGGATGCAAGCCCCAACACCTTTTTCTTTACAGAGGTAGCAGGTAAGCTTCCATCGAGCTGGCGGAATATTTGAAACACCATCAATAGGTTCAATGAAGACTGTGTTGGAAAACCCAACTTCAGGAACCCATAAAGCACAAACAACATGACCCCACTGGTCATCCTCTGTCTTTTTGACTGCTCCTCCCTTGTTAGGGCAGAGGATGCAGTTAGCAGGTTGTGTTGGGGACTGCAGACAATGTCGGCAAAGCCACTGTCCCTCTGGAATATATGGAACACCATAACAATCCTGATGAACGGCTAGATTGCACATATCACAGAACAGGATGGCATTGCTGTCCATGCAATCTCCATCCATGCAAATGCAGCAAACA from Puntigrus tetrazona isolate hp1 chromosome 4, ASM1883169v1, whole genome shotgun sequence carries:
- the brd1a gene encoding bromodomain-containing protein 1 isoform X3, translating into MKRKSLPHKVFSPQCLPSPIKLSSNRETLTYAQSQRMVELEVNGRLHRISIFDQLYIITDEDPIAQEIVECNSNKENAEKHQQVLVRSVRLRNNQQKKNTAVTAQNALVQGSTLPEPKFRTVDYNLPAIPRRPSTYYKYEEKTSEELNEEVEYDMDEEDFAWLELVNEKRKNEGLNPVSPNAFEFLLDRFEKESFLESQDQQSLQSLIDEDAVCCICMDGDCMDSNAILFCDMCNLAVHQDCYGVPYIPEGQWLCRHCLQSPTQPANCILCPNKGGAVKKTEDDQWGHVVCALWVPEVGFSNTVFIEPIDGVSNIPPARWKLTCYLCKEKGVGACIQCHKANCYTAFHVSCAQKAGLFMKMEPIKDLTDSGVPTFSVKKTAYCGAHTPNGSIKRPLTIYNQTKTNDKFCQSVDKKSRTRLKKQKRLKNSEAEVVGPVPNASVPNLSLERLHTILNQVSLQKKKAFGELVLNYWMLKRLSRNGVPLNRRLQTSLYSQKNTQPKQTKEETEALKEQLKEWQRLRHDLERARLLLELIRKREKLKKEEIMLQQTLMEVQLTPFTVLLRTVLDQIQEKDQANIFAQPVSIKEVPDYMDHILHPMDFSTMRKRIDAQGYKNLDEFEADFNLIIENCMKYNGKDSFFYRAAVRLRDQGGAVLRKNRRDIQRIGFDFETGMHLLEPPKIEPPAPFSWEDVDRLLVPANREHMSLEEQLRELLETLDLTIAMKSSPSRGRRLKLLKKIISDVRMELSVKKAFTAVEHENAVEVASHILQKELSNGFDLESDKELNSSSQLEPRRRCASESSMSSSSSSIAINLPKCGKGKPALIRRNTVEDKNDIIACIESRNFAKAARIAAEVGNSSIWMPATAATVLEPLKLVWAKCSGYPSYPALIIDPHMPRVGCQHNGVSIPMPPLDVLRIGEQMQYKSEEKLYLVLFFDNKRSWQWLSKSKMVPLGIDKTIDKIKMMEGRTSAIRKAVQTAFNRAMNHLSRVQDEPISDLSDVD
- the brd1a gene encoding bromodomain-containing protein 1 isoform X2, coding for MKRKSLPHKVFSPQCLPSPIKLSSNRETLTYAQSQRMVELEVNGRLHRISIFDQLYIITDEDPIAQEIVECNSNKENAEKHQQVLVRSVRLRNNQQKKNTAVTAQNALVQGSTLPEPKFRTVDYNLPAIPRRPSTYYKYEEKTSEELNEEVEYDMDEEDFAWLELVNEKRKNEGLNPVSPNAFEFLLDRFEKESFLESQDQQSLQSLIDEDAVCCICMDGDCMDSNAILFCDMCNLAVHQDCYGVPYIPEGQWLCRHCLQSPTQPANCILCPNKGGAVKKTEDDQWGHVVCALWVPEVGFSNTVFIEPIDGVSNIPPARWKLTCYLCKEKGVGACIQCHKANCYTAFHVSCAQKAGLFMKMEPIKDLTDSGVPTFSVKKTAYCGAHTPNGSIKRPLTIYNQTKTNDKFCQSVDKKSRTRLKKQKRLKNSEAEVVGPVPNASVPNLSLERLHTILNQVSLQKKKAFGELVLNYWMLKRLSRNGVPLNRRLQTSLYSQKNTQPKQTKEETEALKEQLKEWQRLRHDLERARLLLELIRKREKLKKEEIMLQQTLMEVQLTPFTVLLRTVLDQIQEKDQANIFAQPVSIKEVPDYMDHILHPMDFSTMRKRIDAQGYKNLDEFEADFNLIIENCMKYNGKDSFFYRAAVRLRDQGGAVLRKNRRDIQRIGFDFETGMHLLEPPKIEPPAPFSWEDVDRLLVPANREHMSLEEQLRELLETLDLTIAMKSSPSRGRRLKLLKKIISDVRMELSVKKAFTAVEHENAVEVASHILQKGDKSVPPKLEPSVSVPPFINVGCHSEPPKLKPIEPSPKKTRHRQDGISQPLNGHSHLQLEGRNVSVLATSTLAKPSSPVNRRTSVLFRKSKSTSPHKPMRSETQKGSSRLGTKTFLSVVIPRLETLLHSRKRPRSTSRDSVKDESPIKRLDTELSNGFDLESDKELNSSSQLEPRRRCASESSMSSSSSIAINLPKCGKGKPALIRRNTVEDKNDIIACIESRNFAKAARIAAEVGNSSIWMPATAATVLEPLKLVWAKCSGYPSYPALIIDPHMPRVGCQHNGVSIPMPPLDVLRIGEQMQYKSEEKLYLVLFFDNKRSWQWLSKSKMVPLGIDKTIDKIKMMEGRTSAIRKAVQTAFNRAMNHLSRVQDEPISDLSDVD
- the brd1a gene encoding bromodomain-containing protein 1 isoform X1, whose amino-acid sequence is MKRKSLPHKVFSPQCLPSPIKLSSNRETLTYAQSQRMVELEVNGRLHRISIFDQLYIITDEDPIAQEIVECNSNKENAEKHQQVLVRSVRLRNNQQKKNTAVTAQNALVQGSTLPEPKFRTVDYNLPAIPRRPSTYYKYEEKTSEELNEEVEYDMDEEDFAWLELVNEKRKNEGLNPVSPNAFEFLLDRFEKESFLESQDQQSLQSLIDEDAVCCICMDGDCMDSNAILFCDMCNLAVHQDCYGVPYIPEGQWLCRHCLQSPTQPANCILCPNKGGAVKKTEDDQWGHVVCALWVPEVGFSNTVFIEPIDGVSNIPPARWKLTCYLCKEKGVGACIQCHKANCYTAFHVSCAQKAGLFMKMEPIKDLTDSGVPTFSVKKTAYCGAHTPNGSIKRPLTIYNQTKTNDKFCQSVDKKSRTRLKKQKRLKNSEAEVVGPVPNASVPNLSLERLHTILNQVSLQKKKAFGELVLNYWMLKRLSRNGVPLNRRLQTSLYSQKNTQPKQTKEETEALKEQLKEWQRLRHDLERARLLLELIRKREKLKKEEIMLQQTLMEVQLTPFTVLLRTVLDQIQEKDQANIFAQPVSIKEVPDYMDHILHPMDFSTMRKRIDAQGYKNLDEFEADFNLIIENCMKYNGKDSFFYRAAVRLRDQGGAVLRKNRRDIQRIGFDFETGMHLLEPPKIEPPAPFSWEDVDRLLVPANREHMSLEEQLRELLETLDLTIAMKSSPSRGRRLKLLKKIISDVRMELSVKKAFTAVEHENAVEVASHILQKGDKSVPPKLEPSVSVPPFINVGCHSEPPKLKPIEPSPKKTRHRQDGISQPLNGHSHLQLEGRNVSVLATSTLAKPSSPVNRRTSVLFRKSKSTSPHKPMRSETQKGSSRLGTKTFLSVVIPRLETLLHSRKRPRSTSRDSVKDESPIKRLDTELSNGFDLESDKELNSSSQLEPRRRCASESSMSSSSSSIAINLPKCGKGKPALIRRNTVEDKNDIIACIESRNFAKAARIAAEVGNSSIWMPATAATVLEPLKLVWAKCSGYPSYPALIIDPHMPRVGCQHNGVSIPMPPLDVLRIGEQMQYKSEEKLYLVLFFDNKRSWQWLSKSKMVPLGIDKTIDKIKMMEGRTSAIRKAVQTAFNRAMNHLSRVQDEPISDLSDVD
- the brd1a gene encoding bromodomain-containing protein 1 isoform X4, yielding MKRKSLPHKVFSPQCLPSPIKLSSNRETLTYAQSQRMVELEVNGRLHRISIFDQLYIITDEDPIAQEIVECNSNKENAEKHQQVLVRSVRLRNNQQKKNTAVTAQNALVQGSTLPEPKFRTVDYNLPAIPRRPSTYYKYEEKTSEELNEEVEYDMDEEDFAWLELVNEKRKNEGLNPVSPNAFEFLLDRFEKESFLESQDQQSLQSLIDEDAVCCICMDGDCMDSNAILFCDMCNLAVHQDCYGVPYIPEGQWLCRHCLQSPTQPANCILCPNKGGAVKKTEDDQWGHVVCALWVPEVGFSNTVFIEPIDGVSNIPPARWKLTCYLCKEKGVGACIQCHKANCYTAFHVSCAQKAGLFMKMEPIKDLTDSGVPTFSVKKTAYCGAHTPNGSIKRPLTIYNQTKTNDKFCQSVDKKSRTRLKKQKRLKNSEAEVVGPVPNASVPNLSLERLHTILNQVSLQKKKAFGELVLNYWMLKRLSRNGVPLNRRLQTSLYSQKNTQPKQTKEETEALKEQLKEWQRLRHDLERARLLLELIRKREKLKKEEIMLQQTLMEVQLTPFTVLLRTVLDQIQEKDQANIFAQPVSIKEVPDYMDHILHPMDFSTMRKRIDAQGYKNLDEFEADFNLIIENCMKYNGKDSFFYRAAVRLRDQGGAVLRKNRRDIQRIGFDFETGMHLLEPPKIEPPAPFSWEDVDRLLVPANREHMSLEEQLRELLETLDLTIAMKSSPSRGRRLKLLKKIISDVRMELSVKKAFTAVEHENAVEVASHILQKELSNGFDLESDKELNSSSQLEPRRRCASESSMSSSSSIAINLPKCGKGKPALIRRNTVEDKNDIIACIESRNFAKAARIAAEVGNSSIWMPATAATVLEPLKLVWAKCSGYPSYPALIIDPHMPRVGCQHNGVSIPMPPLDVLRIGEQMQYKSEEKLYLVLFFDNKRSWQWLSKSKMVPLGIDKTIDKIKMMEGRTSAIRKAVQTAFNRAMNHLSRVQDEPISDLSDVD